A region of Salvia splendens isolate huo1 chromosome 17, SspV2, whole genome shotgun sequence DNA encodes the following proteins:
- the LOC121774029 gene encoding pentatricopeptide repeat-containing protein At2g03880, mitochondrial-like has translation MNRFLSPRGCRSFSSGKDLLFESNKYLTELLKSGRIDDARKLFGEMPHRDEVTWNAMIAGYGNSGRLADARKLFDEAPKRSAITWSSLVSGYCKMGCEVESFKLIYEMQLDGFKPRHFTLGGVLRMCSIKGLISRGKQIHGYAVKTRLDMDHFVVTGLIDVYAKCLCIVEAEDLFESMPGDRNHVTWTAMITGYSQNGDADGAMRCFRGMQAEGVEANQYTFPGVLVVCAAVSDIRYGVQVHSCIVRGGFEANVFVQSALIDMYTKCGDLSSAWRVVEAMEVDDLISCNAMIVGCVRQGCPEQALALFLMMHQKSMKLDEFTYPSVLNSVSLLKDVSTGKIVHSLVVKSGFEAYTLVSNALIDMYAKQNNFDHALRLFDELVEKDVISWTSLITGCAHNSLYEDSLKLFCRMRRDGMASDRVLASTVMSSCAELALLDLGQQAHANCVKSGLDDSPSVDNSLISFYAHCGCLEDAKRVFDLLRTRNVVSWTALIVGYAQNGEGIKSLQLYDEMRAAGIEPDYITFIGLLFACSHAGLAEQGQRYFESMVRDHGIRPGHDHYACMIDLLGRSGRFDKAEKLLSEMEFEADSTMWKSLLSACRKHGNLDLAKRAAAALIELEPHDPVAYVLLSNMYSAAGEWEEAASTRSSMKVKGVVKEPGRSWVEMNGRVHTFTSDDRNHLEAGAIYSKVDEVLMLIKAAGYVPDMSFALHDINEEGKMHGLAYHSEKLALAFCLLKLTEGVPVRIYKNVRVCGDCHSAMRFASLVYRRHIVLRDSNRFHHFKGGVCSCNDYW, from the coding sequence ATGAACAGATTCCTTTCACCGCGTGGATGCAGGAGTTTCTCTAGCGGGAAAGATTTACTCTTTGAATCGAATAAGTATTTAACCGAGCTGCTGAAATCGGGCCGAATTGATGATGCAAGGAAACTGTTCGGTGAAATGCCTCACAGAGATGAGGTCACGTGGAACGCGATGATAGCTGGCTACGGGAATTCAGGGAGGCTCGCTGATGCACGGAAACTGTTTGATGAAGCTCCCAAACGCAGTGCAATCACGTGGTCATCACTTGTTTCGGGTTACTGCAAAATGGGTTGCGAGGTCGAGAGTTTTAAGTTGATATACGAAATGCAGCTCGATGGATTCAAGCCTCGTCATTTCACTCTAGGTGGTGTGCTGAGGATGTGTTCTATAAAGGGTCTCATCTCAAGAGGCAAGCAGATTCATGGTTATGCGGTGAAGACTCGATTGGATATGGATCATTTCGTTGTCACCGGCCTGATTGATGTTTATGCAAAGTGTTTGTGCATTGTGGAGGCCGAGGATCTCTTCGAGAGCATGCCTGGAGATAGAAATCACGTCACTTGGACTGCGATGATCACGGGGTATTCTCAGAACGGTGATGCTGATGGAGCAATGCGGTGTTTTAGGGGAATGCAGGCAGAAGGGGTTGAGGCTAACCAGTACACTTTCCCGGGAGTGTTAGTGGTGTGTGCAGCTGTTTCTGATATTAGATACGGGGTGCAGGTGCATTCTTGCATTGTTCGTGGTGGTTTTGAGGCTAATGTGTTCGTGCAGAGCGCCTTGATTGATATGTACACGAAATGTGGGGATCTGAGTAGCGCTTGGAGGGTGGTGGAGGCGATGGAGGTTGATGATTTGATTTCTTGTAACGCAATGATTGTTGGATGCGTGAGACAGGGTTGTCCCGAGCAAGCTTTGGCTTTGTTTCTGATGATGCATCAAAAAAGCATGAAACTTGATGAGTTTACCTATCCCTCTGTGTTAAACTCTGTTTCCTTGTTGAAGGATGTGAGTACTGGGAAGATTGTGCATTCTTTGGTTGTGAAATCTGGCTTTGAAGCTTATACGCTCGTGAGCAACGCGCTCATTGATATGTATGCTAAACAGAACAACTTCGATCATGCATTAAGACTGTTTGatgaattggtggagaaggatgTGATCTCATGGACTTCCCTCATCACTGGCTGTGCTCATAACAGTCTATATGAAGATTCCCTTAAGTTGTTTTGTCGAATGCGTAGAGATGGGATGGCCTCTGATCGCGTTCTTGCTTCTACTGTCATGAGTTCTTGTGCTGAATTGGCTTTGCTAGATTTAGGGCAGCAAGCTCATGCGAATTGTGTGAAATCTGGGCTTGATGATTCGCCTTCAGTTGATAACTCCCTCATCTCATTTTATGCTCACTGTGGGTGTTTGGAAGATGCAAAGAGGGTGTTCGACTTACTGAGAACACGAAATGTGGTTTCTTGGACTGCATTGATTGTTGGTTACGCGCAAAATGGCGAAGGGATCAAGTCCCTCCAGCTCTACGACGAAATGAGGGCTGCTGGCATTGAGCCCGACTACATCACTTTCATAGGATTGCTGTTTGCGTGCAGCCATGCGGGTCTGGCTGAACAGGGCCAACGCTACTTCGAGTCCATGGTTAGGGATCACGGGATAAGGCCTGGCCACGATCACTATGCTTGCATGATCGATCTTCTGGGAAGATCAGGGAGATTCGACAAAGCAGAGAAGCTGCTAAGTGAAATGGAATTCGAGGCCGATTCAACTATGTGGAAATCTCTGCTCTCTGCCTGCAGAAAACATGGAAATCTTGATCTTGCAAAGAGAGCAGCAGCAGCTCTGATTGAACTAGAACCTCATGATCCTGTGGCCTATGTGTTGCTTTCAAACATGTATTCTGCAGCTGGGGAGTGGGAAGAAGCTGCTTCGACCCGAAGCTCGATGAAAGTGAAGGGCGTGGTGAAAGAACCTGGCCGGAGCTGGGTGGAGATGAATGGCAGGGTGCACACCTTCACCTCCGATGACCGGAACCATCTAGAAGCAGGTGCGATCTACTCGAAGGTCGATGAGGTGTTGATGTTGATCAAGGCAGCGGGCTATGTTCCCGATATGAGCTTTGCCCTTCACGACATCAATGAGGAGGGAAAAATGCACGGCCTCGCCTACCACAGCGAGAAGCTGGCACTGGCGTTCTGCCTCCTCAAGCTGACCGAGGGTGTGCCTGTTCGGATTTACAAGAATGTCCGGGTCTGCGGTGACTGCCATTCTGCAATGAGGTTCGCGTCTCTGGTTTATCGACGGCATATTGTTCTTAGAGATTCGAATCGGTTTCATCATTTTAAAGGAGGGGTGTGTTCTTGCAATGACTACTGGTAG
- the LOC121774927 gene encoding probable zinc metalloprotease EGY2, chloroplastic isoform X2 has protein sequence MEPVRPKSRARCSSNYLVDPLQHFIDGMIKMFKLRVVRLFQQQEFDESIRISKETIDILKDQVFGFDTFFITSQEPYEGGVLFKGNLRGQAAKSYEKIATRMEDKFGDLYKLFLLINPEDDKPVAVVVPRKTLQPDTTAVPEWFAAGAFGLVTLFTLLLRNVPALQTNVLSVLENGELLKDGLPGALVTALILGTHEIGHIIVAKEAGIKMGVPYFVPSWQIGSYGAITRILNIVRKREDLLKVAAAGPLAGFALGFVLLLLGFILPPTDQLGIVVDPSVFHESFLVGGIAKLLLGGVLKEGTPLSVNPVVLWAWAGLLINAINSIPAGELDGGRIAFSLWGRKASSRLTAASIVLLGLSSLFSDVAFYWVVLIFFLQRGPIAPLSEEITDPEDKYKALGVVVLVLGLLVCLPYPFPFTSDDLLNF, from the exons ATGGAACCAGTGAGGCCCAAGTCAAGAGCGAGGTGCTCTTCGAATTATCTAGTTGATCCATTACAGCATTTTATTGATGG GATGATAAAGATGTTCAAATTACGAGTGGTTCGCCTCTTCCAG CAGCAAGAGTTCGATGAGTCAATAAGAATTTCGAAGGAAACAATTGACATTCTGAAGGATCAGGTTTTTGGTTTCGACACCTTCTTCATAACCAGCCAGGAACCCTATGAA GGTGGTGTGTTATTCAAGGGAAACCTACGAGGACAAGCTGCCAAAAGTTATGAAAAAATAGCAACGAGAATGGAA GACAAATTTGGAGATCTATATAAACTGTTCCTTCTAATTAATCCCGAGGATGATAAGCCTGTTGCAGTTGTGGTACCTAGGAAGACATTGCAACCAGATACCACCG CTGTTCCTGAGTGGTTTGCTGCCGGGGCTTTTGGATTGGTCACGTTGTTCACCTTACTTCTGAGAAATGTTCCTGCATTACAGACGAATGTATT ATCAGTACTTGAAAATGGTGAGTTGTTGAAGGATGGCCTTCCGGGAGCCCTTGTTACAGCACTTATTCTAGGCACACATGAAATCGGTCATATTATAGTTGCAAAAGAAGCAGGGATCAAAATGGGTGTGCCATATTTTGTCCCTAGTTGGCAG ATAGGCTCCTATGGAGCTATAACGAGGATACTGAATATCGTACGCAAGCGTGAAGATCTCTTGAAAGTTGCAGCAGCTGGTCCTTTAGCTGGCTTTGCTTTAGGCTTTGTTCTTCTGCTTTTAGGATTCATTTTGCCTCCCACTGATCAGCTAGGTATAGTCGTGGATCCATCGGTATTTCATGAATCATTCCTAGTTGGGGGAATAG CTAAGCTTCTCCTCGGAGGAGTTCTCAAAGAAGGCACCCCTCTTTCAGTCAATCCAGTTGTGCTATGGGCATGGGCCGGACTTTTGATTAACGCCATTAACAGCATTCCTGCCGGAGAGCTTGATGGAGGACGGATTGCATTTTCTCTCTGGGGAAGAAAG GCTTCATCGCGCTTAACTGCAGCGTCCATTGTGCTTCTTGGACTGTCGTCATTGTTCAGCGACGTGGCATTCTACTGGGTGGTGCTGATATTCTTCTTACAACGAGGGCCGATTGCTCCGCTTTCAGAGGAGATTACGGATCCCGAGGACAAGTACAAAGCCCTGGGAGTTGTGGTTTTGGTGTTGGGACTGCTTGTTTGCTTGCCATATCCATTCCCTTTTACTAGTGAcgatttacttaatttttag
- the LOC121774179 gene encoding putative FBD-associated F-box protein At5g38570, which produces MFYKDDCISRLPDDLLIKILSRLTLKEAGVTSVLSRRWCYLWTNVARLDFDVDDKLVSIAADLKLRIPERKKYVNWVNRVMRQHRGPVLDLVRICFILDKSSSGAIDNWVKFAIAKRVQRLELDLLGNEETRRWLTYNYTFPYKPSMLNWLKGLKALSLKCVNVSKETLDCFLLRCPELQSFSLHSAEGLKSVKVDGFKLPRLKCLEINCCQGIETIEISNSNIVSFSYVGHVIDLVLSNVPMLVDVSVMEGHSALQTNVFGQLSCCLYQIEILTLGIHHTKKDTENFSFPVLPGLKELILNVGAWDDDSLLEFAYFIQSCPNLKSFAMKLRWMSIVSTLKRTEMRRAPKCAHEHLKLVEIGGYYGRTSDAELAIFFVENAVALQKIVIDPRNQVQNRLPLGDVQIKRHETARKHAMEHLKSKISPQLELVIL; this is translated from the exons ATGTTTTATAAGGATGATTGCATCAGTAGACTACCAGATGATCTTCTTATTAAGATCTTATCGCGTTTAACGCTCAAGGAAGCCGGTGTTACTAGCGTTTTGTCGAGACGATGGTGCTATTTATGGACTAATGTAGCTAGATTAGACTTTGATGTTGATGACAAACTGGTCAGCATTGCTGCTGATCTCAAACTGAGGATCCCCGAGAGGAAAAAGTACGTTAATTGGGTGAACCGCGTGATGAGGCAACACAGAGGGCCGGTATTAGATCTCGTTAGGATTTGTTTCATTCTGGATAAGAGTTCGAGTGGTGCTATTGACAATTGGGTTAAATTTGCTATTGCAAAGAGAGTTCAAAGGCTTGAGTTGGACTTGTTGGGAAACGAGGAGACTCGTCGTTGGCTCACGTACAACTATACTTTCCCTTACAAGCCTAGCATGTTGAATTGGTTGAAAGGCCTTAAAGCTCTCTCACTTAAATGTGTGAATGTGAGCAAAGAAACTCTGGATTGTTTCTTGTTGAGGTGTCCAGAGCTGCAGAGTTTTTCCTTACATTCGGCCGAGGGTTTGAAGAGTGTGAAGGTTGATGGCTTCAAGCTTCCGCGGCTTAAGTGCCTAGAGATAAACTGTTGTCAGGGGATAGAGACGATAGAGATCTCAAACTCGAACATTGTGTCGTTTAGTTATGTGGGCCATGTCATTGATTTAGTTCTCAGCAACGTTCCCATGCTCGTTGATGTCTCGGTTATGGAAGGACATTCTGCGCTTCAGACTAATGTGTTTGGACAACTTTCTTGCTGTCTTTATCAGATTGAGATTCTTACATTGGGTATACATCATACTAAA AAGGACACAGAGAATTTCTCCTTTCCTGTTTTGCCTGGCCTCAAGGAGCTAATTCTAAACGTCGGAGCATGGGATGACGATAGTCTTCTCGAGTTCGCGTACTTTATACAGTCATGCCCTAATTTGAAGAGCTTTGCAATGAAG TTAAGATGGATGTCAATCGTGTCAACCCTGAAACGAACAGAAATGAGGCGAGCACCCAAATGCGCCCACGAGCACCTAAAACTGGTGGAGATTGGTGGGTACTATGGCCGTACAAGTGATGCTGAACTCGCCATCTTCTTCGTTGAAAACGCGGTTGCTCTGCAGAAGATCGTGATCGATCCTCGCAACCAAGTTCAAAATAGATTGCCTCTGGGGGATGTTCAGATCAAGCGCCACGAAACTGCCCGAAAACATGCCATGGAGCATCTCAAATCGAAAATATCTCCACAACTCGAATTAGTAATCCTTTGA
- the LOC121774927 gene encoding probable zinc metalloprotease EGY2, chloroplastic isoform X1: MNLSASFGGSLILPVSRCDSCSRVCFSPPGTVGWKLSSRCLLRKKVIGRSSEAKTDPESNNDEGSNSHGEDGFLSSDSSLTNEDFQNVDNNPSVESGAFESKDPVNDGTSEAQVKSEDDKDVQITSGSPLPGLKQQEFDESIRISKETIDILKDQVFGFDTFFITSQEPYEGGVLFKGNLRGQAAKSYEKIATRMEDKFGDLYKLFLLINPEDDKPVAVVVPRKTLQPDTTAVPEWFAAGAFGLVTLFTLLLRNVPALQTNVLSVLENGELLKDGLPGALVTALILGTHEIGHIIVAKEAGIKMGVPYFVPSWQIGSYGAITRILNIVRKREDLLKVAAAGPLAGFALGFVLLLLGFILPPTDQLGIVVDPSVFHESFLVGGIAKLLLGGVLKEGTPLSVNPVVLWAWAGLLINAINSIPAGELDGGRIAFSLWGRKASSRLTAASIVLLGLSSLFSDVAFYWVVLIFFLQRGPIAPLSEEITDPEDKYKALGVVVLVLGLLVCLPYPFPFTSDDLLNF; this comes from the exons ATGAACTTATCGGCGAGTTTTGGCGGGAGTCTCATCCTTCCCGTTTCTCGCTGCGATTCTTGCAGTCGGGTTTGCTTTTCGCCTCCGGGAACTGTGGGATGGAAATTGAGCTCTCGGTGCTTGTTGAG GAAGAAGGTAATTGGGAGAAGTAGCGAGGCAAAGACGGACCCTGAGAGTAATAACGATGAG GGAAGTAACTCTCATGGTGAAGATGGATTTTTGTCGAGTGATTCGTCTCTCACGAATGAGGATTTTCAGAATGTG GATAACAATCCATCGGTTGAGTCGGGCGCATTTGAGTCGAAAGACCCGGTAAACGATGGAACCAGTGAGGCCCAAGTCAAGAGCGAG GATGATAAAGATGTTCAAATTACGAGTGGTTCGCCTCTTCCAGGTCTGAAG CAGCAAGAGTTCGATGAGTCAATAAGAATTTCGAAGGAAACAATTGACATTCTGAAGGATCAGGTTTTTGGTTTCGACACCTTCTTCATAACCAGCCAGGAACCCTATGAA GGTGGTGTGTTATTCAAGGGAAACCTACGAGGACAAGCTGCCAAAAGTTATGAAAAAATAGCAACGAGAATGGAA GACAAATTTGGAGATCTATATAAACTGTTCCTTCTAATTAATCCCGAGGATGATAAGCCTGTTGCAGTTGTGGTACCTAGGAAGACATTGCAACCAGATACCACCG CTGTTCCTGAGTGGTTTGCTGCCGGGGCTTTTGGATTGGTCACGTTGTTCACCTTACTTCTGAGAAATGTTCCTGCATTACAGACGAATGTATT ATCAGTACTTGAAAATGGTGAGTTGTTGAAGGATGGCCTTCCGGGAGCCCTTGTTACAGCACTTATTCTAGGCACACATGAAATCGGTCATATTATAGTTGCAAAAGAAGCAGGGATCAAAATGGGTGTGCCATATTTTGTCCCTAGTTGGCAG ATAGGCTCCTATGGAGCTATAACGAGGATACTGAATATCGTACGCAAGCGTGAAGATCTCTTGAAAGTTGCAGCAGCTGGTCCTTTAGCTGGCTTTGCTTTAGGCTTTGTTCTTCTGCTTTTAGGATTCATTTTGCCTCCCACTGATCAGCTAGGTATAGTCGTGGATCCATCGGTATTTCATGAATCATTCCTAGTTGGGGGAATAG CTAAGCTTCTCCTCGGAGGAGTTCTCAAAGAAGGCACCCCTCTTTCAGTCAATCCAGTTGTGCTATGGGCATGGGCCGGACTTTTGATTAACGCCATTAACAGCATTCCTGCCGGAGAGCTTGATGGAGGACGGATTGCATTTTCTCTCTGGGGAAGAAAG GCTTCATCGCGCTTAACTGCAGCGTCCATTGTGCTTCTTGGACTGTCGTCATTGTTCAGCGACGTGGCATTCTACTGGGTGGTGCTGATATTCTTCTTACAACGAGGGCCGATTGCTCCGCTTTCAGAGGAGATTACGGATCCCGAGGACAAGTACAAAGCCCTGGGAGTTGTGGTTTTGGTGTTGGGACTGCTTGTTTGCTTGCCATATCCATTCCCTTTTACTAGTGAcgatttacttaatttttag
- the LOC121773897 gene encoding uncharacterized protein LOC121773897 → MGRPRGRPRSIKRLTRMDAAVDAMLPLGFSEAMVKKRVKKLLKEYGGDEGWPFIEESAYSVLIESILENMNDDEQTQLEEKDAQNELSEPVGNQEANQLPDKTCGDEEPVCSRAFDTQEDVPSDIVEHPSEAVAEVTPLPSSSTPRDSNSLLLLAMKRKIILDDDELIVLKPAASTAMGERATLNPVINQEAIQLPDKPRGNEEPGCSRASDTPENVVPSDIMEPPTEAVAEATPLPALSPPQDITPLPQSAIKRRRFPCYGWIDSDGDDEDDEFIILTPAVSTAKGERATPNPVGNQEAIQLSDKPHGDKKPGCSRASDTKKDTVPSDTSTEAVAEVTPLSAPSPPGVTTPQLPQPAIRRRRLPCYGWIGSDEDDDNEFINLTPAASKATEERATLDGIAWTKKRRSRWDV, encoded by the exons ATGGGGAGGCCAAGGGGGAGACCGAGGAGCATC AAGCGGCTGACGCGGATGGACGCGGCGGTTGACGCGATGCTGCCGCTTGGATTCTCCGAAGCAATGGTGAAGAAACGCGTGAAGAAGCTGCTAAAG GAATATGGTGGAGATGAAGGATGGCCATTCATTGAAGAATCGGCATATTCGGTACTTATTGAGTCCATTCTTGAAAATATGAATGACGACGAGCAAACCCAACTCGAAGAGAAAGATGCGCAGAATGAACTATCAGAG CCTGTTGGAAATCAAGAAGCAAATCAACTGCCAGACAAAACCTGTGGCGATGAGGAACCTGTCTGCAGCCGAGCTTTTGATACTCAAGAAGACGTTCCATCAGATATTGTGGAGCACCCCTCAGAAGCAGTTGCAGAGGTTACACCACTCCCATCATCATCAACACCTCGAGACAGCAATTCTCTGCTGCTGCTAGCCATGAAACGGAAGATTATCCTTGATGATGATGAGTTAATCGTTTTGAAACCAGCTGCATCAACGGCCATGGGAGAGAGAGCCACCCTAAAT CCTGTTATAAATCAAGAAGCAATTCAACTGCCGGACAAACCCCGTGGCAATGAGGAACCTGGCTGCAGCAGAGCTTCTGATACTCCTGAAAACGTTGTTCCATCAGATATTATGGAGCCCCCCACAGAAGCAGTTGCAGAGGCTACACCGCTCCCAGCATTATCACCTCCTCAAGACATCACTCCTCTGCCACAGTCAGCCATTAAACGGAGGCGCTTCCCTTGCTATGGTTGGATTGACAGCgatggagatgatgaagatgatgagttCATCATTTTGACACCAGCTGTATCAACAGCCAAGGGGGAGAGAGCCACTCCGAAT CCTGTTGGAAATCAAGAAGCGATTCAACTGTCAGACAAACCCCACGGCGACAAAAAACCTGGCTGCAGTCGAGCGTCTGATACTAAAAAAGACACTGTTCCATCAGATACCTCCACAGAAGCAGTTGCAGAGGTAACACCGCTCTCAGCTCCATCACCACCTGGGGTAACCACTCCTCAGCTGCCACAGCCAGCCATTAGACGGAGGCGCCTCCCTTGCTATGGTTGGATCGGGAGCGATGAGGATGATGATAATGAGTTCATAAATTTAACACCAGCTGCATCAAAGGCCACAGAAGAGAGAGCCACTCTGGATGGGATTGCATGGACGAAGAAACGCAGGTCAAGATGGGATGTCTAG
- the LOC121775028 gene encoding uncharacterized protein LOC121775028: protein MASSSSSSSSHHHPLPPSFTATAAPPPTPSFSSDLPSSTSSDLLSNLLHRLPPSLSLPTTRRPSPLPPPSIPLSDLTPSNLLPASTEFGFFHLTDHPIPSNLPLSAESTALSLIALPRHQKQLLFPSNWPLGHEIDDDGDESLCLDPSLSEFRDFAAELERLGLKVLEELASAVGFDSPTRDPLSSLLWISDGARKPGRVYPYAVGLHYQIRTRKQTLLTDSGRVTVSWLAGSVLVTLGDIAQVWSNGKLKKVRGRPFPCSLDENPNNDPGINMSLLITLPAESIVRPLLPNLISDDDDDNGEGDATNKKEGEKRLFNSFSLEDYAWRIYHQPLLFKDPLLRYRA, encoded by the exons gctcCCCCTCCCACCCCCTCCTTCTCCTCCGACCTCccctcctccacctcctccgACCTCCTCTCCAAtctcctccaccgcctccccccctccctctccctccccaCCACCCGCCGCCCCTCCCCACTCCCCCCTCCCTCCATCCCCCTCTCCGATCTCACCCCCTCCAATCTCCTCCCCGCCTCCACCGAATTCGGCTTCTTCCACCTCACCGATCACCCAATCCCCTCCAATCTCCCCCTCTCCGCCGAATCAACCGCCCTCTCCCTCATCGCCCTCCCCCGCCACCAAAAGCAGCTCCTCTTCCCCTCTAATTGGCCGCTCGGCCACGAAATtgacgacgacggcgacgaaTCGCTCTGCCTCGACCCCTCCCTCTCCGAGTTCCGCGACTTCGCCGCGGAATTGGAGAGGCTGGGACTGAAGGTTCTAGAAGAGCTGGCTTCCGCGGTCGGGTTTGATAGCCCGACCCGGGATCCGCTCTCCTCGCTCCTCTGGATATCCGATGGAGCGAGGAAACCGGGTCGGGTTTACCCGTATGCGGTCGGGTTGCATTACCAGATTAGGACCCGAAAACAGACTCTGCTGACGGATTCGGGTCGGGTCACGGTTTCCTGGCTGGCGGGTTCTGTTTTAGTCACTCTTGGTGACATTGCTCAg GTTTGGAGCAATGGTAAGCTAAAGAAAGTGAGAGGAAGGCCTTTCCCTTGTTCACTTGATGAGAATCCTAATAATGATCCGGGCATAAACATGTCTTTGCTTATCACCCTTCCCGCGGAGAGCATCGTTCGCCCCCTCCTTCCCAACTTGATCAGCGATGACGATGATGACAACGGTGAAGGTGATGCCACAAACAAGAAGGAAGGAGAGAAAAGATTGTTCAACTCGTTTAGTTTGGAAGATTATGCATGGAGAATTTATCACCAACCTCTCCTATTCAAAGATCCCCTTCTTAGATATCGCGCTTGA